Within Azoarcus sp. DD4, the genomic segment CGGTGGCGTCGTAGCCGGCGCCGGCCGAAACCGCGAGGCGGCTGTCGCGCACGAGGCGGCGGGTGAGGCGGGCGCCGTCGTAACCGTCGAGGATCGCGGCCAGCACCTGCAGCGCATAGGCGTCGCGGTCGGCTGCCGGCCTGCGCAGCGCGGGCGCCTGCCAGGCGAGTGCAAGGTAGGGCAGCTCGGCCGGCGCCTTCACGCTGGCGCCGCGGGCGCCGCGCTGGGCCGGTTCGCTGGAAATCCTGCGCTCGGGCAGCGGACGTGCGGGGATCGCGCCGTAATGCTCCTTGGCCTGGCGGAACACCGCCTGGTGGGAAACGTCGCCGACGACGACCAGATAGGCGTTGTTGGGCGCGTACCAGCGCTTGTACCAGGTGCGTGCGTCGGCGGCGGTCATGCTGTCGAGGTCGGTCATCCAGCCGATCACCGGCCGGCGATAGGGGTGGGCCTGGAAGGCGCTTGCCATCAGCTGCTCGTGCACCAGCGCGCGCGGTTGGTCATCGGTGCGCAGCCGCCGTTCTTCCTTCACCACGTCGACCTCGCGCGCGAACTCCTCGTCGGTGATGACGAGATTGATCATGCGGTCGGCTTCCAGTGCCATCACATCGCCGAGGTGGGCGGGCGGCACTTGCTGGAAGTAGGCTGTGTAGTCCTTGCTGGTGAAGGCGTTGTCGCGGCCGCCGATGGCGGCGACGCGCTTGTTGAATTCGCCGGGGCCGACCTTCTTCGTGCCTTTGAACATCATGTGTTCGAGCACATGGGCGACACCGGACACGCCGTCCGGCTCGTCCATCGAGCCGCTGCGATACCACACCATGTGGACGACGGACGGCGCGCGGCGGTCTTCCTTGACGATGACCTTCATGCCGTTGGCGAGGGTGGTCTCGTAGGTGGCGGCCTGCGGGCCGGGATTGGCGTGGGCGGCGCTGCCGAAGGCGAGTGCGGCGATGAACAGCAGGGGGCGCGGAAAGGTGAGCCGAAACATGGAGATGTCCTGCATCTGATAGAATTCGCGGCGCTTTTCGAGAGCGGGCGCTGCCCGCCCTTTCGGGGAGCCGCATCTTAGCCTTATCCGGATCGTCGTGCCCGAGTCGCACGCCGCGTCCGGGAGTGGCAGCCTTGTTGCAGCCGCGTTGCAGATTTGCTGCAAGCCAGGGGCTGCCTTGTAACGAACGCCCCCTCTGACCCGAGCGCCCATGTTTGGTTTCTTCAAGAAGTCCGGCAAGTCCGAATCCGCCGATCGCGCCGGACAGCCTCCTGCCGACGAATCGCCGGCGACGCTGCCCGCGCCGGTAGCCGAGCCGGCGCCCGTCGCGGCCGACCTTCCCGTTCCCGCCGCAGTGCCCGCGGCCCCTGCAGCCGAGGCGGTGCCCAAGCGCTCCTGGGCCGATCGCCTCAAGGCCGGCCTGGCACGCACCCGCCAGCAGTTGGGCGGCGGGCTGGCCAGCCTGTTCGGCCGGCGCAAGATCGACGAAGACCTGCTCGAGGAGCTGGAAACCACGCTGCTGATGGCCGACTGCGGCGTCGATGCCACCCAGCACCTGCTCGACGAACTGCGCCTGCGCTGGAAGCGCGACCGGCTGGAGACTGCCGACCAGCTGCAGGAAGCGCTGGCCGAGGCGCTGCACGGCATCATCGCACCGCTGGAGCAGCCGCTCGAGGTCGCCGGCCACAAGCCCTACATCATCATGATCGCGGGGGTGAACGGCTCGGGCAAGACGACCTCCATCGGCAAGCTCGCCAAGTATTTCCAGTCGCAGGGCAAGAGCGTGCTGCTGGCTGCCGGCGACACCTTCCGTGCGGCGGCGCGCGAGCAGCTGATGACCTGGGGCGAGCGCAACAACGTCACCGTGATCGCCCAGGACGGCGGCGATGCTGCGGCGGTGATCTTCGACGCGATCAACGCCGCGCGGGCGCGCGGCATCGATATCGTACTGGCCGACACCGCCGGCCGCCTGCCGACCCAGCTGCACCTGATGGAAGAAATTGCCAAGGTCCGCCGCGTGATCGCCAAGGCCGACCCCACCGGTCCGCATGAAGTGGTGCTGGTGCTCGACGCCAACATCGGCCAGAACGCGCTCGCCCAGGTGAAGGCCTTCGATGCCGCGATCGGCGTCACCGGCCTGGTCGTGACCAAGCTCGACGGCACTGCCAAGGGCGGCGTGCTGGCGGCGATAGCCCGCCAGTGCCCGAAGCCGCTGCGCTTCATCGGCGTCGGCGAGGGCATCGACGACCTGCAGCCCTTCAAGGCGCGCGAGTTCGTCGACGCGCTGTTCGAGCCGGTGCCGGGGGCGCCGGGCAAGCGGACCGACGCCGACGCATGATCGCCTTCGAACAGGTAGCCAAGCGCTACGCCGGCGGCTACACGGCGCTCGCCGGCGTCAGCTTCGAGATCGGCCACGGCGAACTGGTGGTGCTGTCCGGGCATTCCGGCGCCGGCAAGAGCACGCTGCTCAAGCTCATCCCGGTGATAGAGCGGCCGACCAGCGGTACCGTGCGCATCAACGGCGAAGACGTCTCGCGCCTGCCGCGCCGGGCGATTCCCTACCTGCGCCGCAACCTCGGTCTGGTGCTGCAGGAAAGCCGGCTGCTGTTCGATCGCAGCGTATTCGACAACGTCATGCTGCCGCTGGTCATCACCGGCCATCCGCCGCGCGACGCGGCCAAGCGGGTGGCGGCCGCGCTGGAGCGCGTCGGTCTCGGCGGGCGCGACAAGGAAATGCCTGCCGGCCTGTCGGGCGGCGAGCAGCAACGGGTGGCGATCGCGCGCGCCATCGTCAATCGCCCCACCATCCTGCTGGCCGACGAGCCGACGGCCCACCTCGATCCGGCCTCGGCACGCGACATCGCTGCGCTGTTCAAGTCCTTCAACGGCGCCGGCGTTACCGTGCTGGTATCTACCCATGATGCGGGGCTGTTTGCCGAGAACGCGCCGCGGCGCCTGGTACTGAGCCACGGTGTGCTGGCGGAGGGTGCATGATCCACTGGTTCTACCTGCATATCCGCGCGATCGCGCATGCGCTGCGCCGCCTCGGCGGGCAGCCGCTGGGGACGCTGCTGTCGGCGCTCGTCGTCGGGATCGCGCTGTCCTTGCCGGCGGGCGGCTACCTGCTGCTCGACAATGTCGCATCCCTGGTGCGGGGGGTGTCCGGCACGCCGGAGATCAGCATCTTCCTCGACCCCAAGGCTGGCGCCGGCGAGGTCGCCGCGATCGACAAGAAGCTGCGGGCGGAGCCCATGCTGGCGAGCTACCGCTACGTGCCGCGCGACGAGGCACTCAAGCAGCTCGAACGCAGCGGGCTGGGCGACGTGCTTGGCGGGCTGACCGCCAATCCGCTGCCGGATGCCTTCATCGTCAGCCCGCGCGGCGAGGATCCGGCCCTGTTCGAACAGCTGTCGACCCGCATGAAGGCCTGGCCGGCGGTGACGCACGTGCAGCTCGATTCGGCCTGGGTCAAGCGTCTGCACGCACTGCTTGGTCTCGGGCGCTCGGCGGTGATGATGCTGGCGGCGCTGCTCGGCTTCGCGCTGGTGATCGTTACCTTCAACACCATCCGGCTGCAGATCATGACGCAGCGCCAGGAGATCGAGGTGAGCCGCCTGCTGGGTGCGACCGACCCTTTCATCCGCCGCCCTTTCTACTGGTTCGGCGGGCTGCAGGGGGCGCTTGGCGGGCTGGTGGCGCTCGGTACGGTGTGGCTGGGCGTGCGTGCGTTGTCAGGGCCGGTGTCGGCGCTGGCGGAAACCTACGGCGCGGTGTTCGTGCTCGCCGGGCCGGACGGGCTCGAGTCGGGCGTCATCGTCGCCTTCGCCGCCTTCCTCGGCTGGCTGGGGGCTGCGATCTCGGTGCGGCGCCACCTCGCTGGGGATTGAAAGTCCGCAGGTCGTCCCCAGATGCATAAGCTCATGCACAACGGCATACAATCCGGCTTTCGTGCTTCATAGCTCTTTGCAATGACGGGTATCTTGATAATTAATTAGATCAATTTTCTGCCCGACCTTACACTTCATTCCATCGAGTTTTCACCACGACGTTCCATCAACTTCTCGGAGAGTCTGCAATGTCCCTGATCAACACCAAAGTCCAGCCGTTCAAGACCACCGCGTTTCACAACGGCAAGTTCGTGCCGGTTACCGACGAAAACTTCATCGGCAAGTGGTCCGTGGTGATCTTCATGCCGGCCGCCTTCACCTTCAACTGCCCGACCGAAATCGAAAACGCCGCCGAGCACTACGAAGAGTTCCAGAAGGCCGGCGCCGAGGTCTACATTGTCACCACCGACACCCACTTCTCGCACAAGGTGTGGCACGAGACCTCGCCGGCGGTCGGCAAGGCCAAGTTCCCGCTCGTCGGCGACCCGACCCACCAGCTGACCAAGGCCTTCGACGTGCATATCGAGGAAGAGGGTCTGGCGCTGCGCGGCACCTTCGTGATCAACCCGGAAGGCATCATCAAGACCGTCGAAGTGCACTCCAACGAGATCGCCCGCGACGTCTCGGAAACCCTGCGCAAGCTGAAGGCCGCCCAATACACCGCCGCCCACCCGAACGAAGTGTGCCCGGCCAAGTGGAAGGAAGGCGAGAAGACGCTGGCCCCGTCCATCGACCTCGTCGGCAAGATCTAAAAGCATCCGCTGCATCGCCCGGGCCTATCCGGCCCTGGGCAAAGTGCTCTGCAGCCGGCCACGCGCCGGCTGTGTCGTATCTGGGCTCGCCGAAAACAGCGGCAGCCCGAAAAAATCCGAGGGAGAAGTCATCATGCTGGACGCCAATATCAAGACTCAACTGAAAGCCTATCTGGAACGGGTGACGCAGCCGATCGAGATCGTGGCGTCGCTGGACGATGGCGAAAAATCGCGTGAAATGCGCGAACTGCTCAGCGATGTCGCCGAGCAGTCCAACCTCATCACCGTGATCGAGCGCCGCGACGACAATGAGCGCAAGCCCTCGTTCTCGGTCGGCCCCAAGGGCGGAGAGGCGCGCGTGCGTTTCGCCGGCCTGCCGATGGGCCATGAATTCACCTCGCTCATCCTCGCGCTGCTGCAGACCGCCGGCTATCCGCCCAAGGTCGAAGCCGACGTGATCGAGCAGATCAAGGCGCTCGAAGGCGAGTTCAACTTCGAGACCTACATTTCGCTGTCCTGCCATAACTGCCCCGACGTGGTGCAGGCGCTCAACCTGCTGTCCATCCTCAATCCCAACATCCGCCACACCATGATCGACGGCGCGCTGTTCCAGGACGAGGTCGAGGCGCGCAAGATCATGGCAGTGCCCACGGTCTATCTGAACGGTCAGGAGTTCGGCGCCGGCCGCATGGAGCTGGGCGAGATCCTCGGCAGGATCGACACTGGCGCGGCCAAGCGCGACGCCGCCAAGCTGTCGGCCAAGGACGTGTTCGACGTGCTCGTCGTCGGCGGCGGCCCGGCCGGCGCGGCGGCGGCGATCTATGCGGCGCGCAAGGGCATCCGCACCGGCGTGCTGGCCGAGCGTTTCGGCGGCCAGGTGATGGACACGCTGGCGATCGAGAACTTCATCTCGGTCAAGGAGACCGAAGGGCCCAAGCTGGCGATGGCGTTGGAAGAGCACGTCAAGCAGTACGAAGTCGACGTGATGAATCTGCAGCGAGCGAGCGCACTGGTGCCGGGCGAGCTGCACGAGGTGAAGCTGGAAAACGGCGCCTCGCTGAAGGCCAAGACGGTGATCCTCGCCACCGGTGCACGCTGGCGCGAGATGAACGTGCCGGGCGAGAAGGAGTACCGCGGCAAGGGTGTGGCCTACTGCCCGCACTGCGACGGTCCGCTGTTCAAGGGCAAGCGCGTGGCGGTGATCGGCGGCGGCAACTCCGGCGTCGAGGCCGCGATCGACCTCGCCGGCATCGTCGCCCATGTGACGCTGCTGGAGTTCGCCGATACCTTGCGTGCGGACGCAGTGCTGCAGAAGAAGCTCGCCAGCCTGCCCAACGTCACGGTGATCAAGAGCGCGCAGACCACGGAAGTGACAGGTGCCGATAAGGTGAACGGCCTGGTCTACAAGGATCGCGTGAGCGGCGAGGAAAAGCGCATCGAGCTCGAAGGCATCTTCGTGCAGATCGGCCTGCTGCCCAACACCGACTTTCTCAAGGGCACGGTCGAGCTCAGCAAGTTCGGTGAAATCATCGTCGATGCCAAGGGCCAGACCTCGGTGCCGGGTGTGTTCGCTGCCGGTGACTGCACCACGGTGCCGTACAAGCAGATCATCATCGCCATGGGCGAGGGTTCCAAGGCTTCGCTGGCGGCCTTCGATCACCTGATCCGCACCTCGGTCCCGGCCTGATCCGGCGCGACACGATGATGTCCGGCCCCGCCATGTGGCGGGGCTTTTTTTTCGCCCGCGTTCAGGCCGCGTAGCGCGCCTCCTCCGGCGTCGCGTACATCAACGGGGCAAGCGCCGCGCCGATGCGGGCCTGCTGCGCCGGAGTCGTCATGCGCGCCAGTACCGCCTGGAAGTGCGGTACCTGCACACCGGACACGATGTACTGCCAGCGGTAGGCCTTGAGCATGGTCGTGTAGATGCGCTCCATCTCGTCCTCGTCGAAGTCCTGCGGCGCGACCGCGATGAAATATTCGGCGTCGGCGGTGGCCTGCATCTGCAGGATGCCGTCGACCGCGGCGACCAGGGCGATGAGGTCGTCCACTGCGCGGTCGCGCGCGTCATCGTCCAGTTTCTCGTCCTCGCGCATCCACTCCAGCTCGTCGAGGATGGCGTGTTGCGATTCCTCCTTCCAGTGGTAGAGGAAGACGTCCTTGAACAGTGGCGACAGTGTCGGATCGGCGGCGATGCTCTCGCGGTAGTGCATCTGGGTGAAAAGTTCTATGTGGCAGGTCAGTCCGAGCACCGCCCAAGTCGAGGCGGCCAGCACCGCGCGGGCGACCTCGTCGGATTGCGGCAGGAAGCGGTAACCCGGTGGCAGGCCGGCCGCGATCATCGATTCGATCCGGCGGAACATCGCCTGGTGCTTGAGCTCCTCGTCGGTGAAGCGCACCAGCGCTTCGAGTGCGGTCTGGTCGCCCAGCCAGTGCTCACGGCTGACCTCGAGGATCTTCGCGCCGATGAAGCGTTCGACCAGGCCGAAGATGTTGGCGTAGCTGCGGCCCTGCACCTGGCTGAAGAGGCGGCGCGCGGCGGGCATGAGAAAGTCGAGCTCGTCGGCCATGGACAGCCCGTCGGGCAGGAATTTGTGGCCGAAGTCGAAGTCACGGCTGCGGATCACGTCGCGATCGATATCCCAGCGCACACGGCGCGAGGTATCCACGCAGCGGGCGTAGCGGCCGGGGTCGACCGCGGTGGGCCTGGCGGTGACGTGGTCGGTGGTGGCGATGGTGGTTTGCATGTTGGTCTCCTGTGGTTCACATTGAAAGCGGGCTGCTTGCGGCGTCGCCTGCTCGGGTCTGCACCGGGGCGCGGTACGGTTCGTACTCTGGGCGCCGCGGGTAATCCGCCGATTTCTGCGGTGAAACACTGTGTTGTCGCTTTGTATCGGTGGCGGGAGGCGTGCATGACGTGCAGCGGGCACATCCTGGTGGTCGACGACGATCCGAGCGTGCGGGCAATGCTGAATGACTACCTTGTCACCCACGGCTACACCGTGCGCTGCGCCGACAGTGGCGCGGCGATGCGCGGCGCGCTGGAAGAGGCGCTGCCGGACGTCGTCCTGCTCGACGTGCGCCTGCCTGGCGAGGACGGCCTGACGCTGGCGCGTTTCCTGCGCGAGCGCTACGACGTAGGCATCATCATGGTGACCGCCTCGGGCGACGTGATCGACCGTGTGGTGGGGCTGGAGGTGGGGGCCGACGATTACATCGCCAAGCCCTTCGACCCGCGCGAACTGCTTGCCCGGGTAAAGAGCGTGCTGCGCCGTATGCAGTCCCGCCCGCCGGCGGAGCCGGCCGCGGCCCCGGCGGTGGGGTTGCTGGAGGCGGTGGGCTGCTGCCGTCTCGACCGCAGCGCCCACCGCCTGCTCGACGCGCGCGGCGAGGATGTGCCGATGACCGCGATGGAGTTCGACCTGCTCGCCGTCTTCCTCGACCACCCCAACCGGGTGCTCAGCCGCGACCAACTGCTGACGCTGACCCGCAATCGCGAGTGGGAGCCTTTCGACCGCTCGATCGACATCCGCATCGCCCGGCTGCGGCGCAAGATCGAGGCCGATCCGGCGCATCCGCGCAGCATCCGCACCGTGCGCGGCAGCGGCTACATGTTCGTGCCCGGCGCGCCCTGAGAAAGCCGGCGTCGGGCAATGTAACCGGCGCGTTTCAATGGTTTCGGTCCGGTTGCCACGGTGTCCGCCCGGTGATCGCCCGGCTACACTCGAAACGCACCTTCCGCAGCCGCAGGGGAGACGCCATGAACGATCGTCCGTTGCCGGTGGTGGCCGCCATGGCCGAGGCCTACCGCGAGGTTGCCGCCATCGTCTTCGCCAAGGATTGCTCCGGCCGCTACCTGTTCGTGAATCGCAGTTTCGAGCGCCTCGCCGGCCGCCCGGCGTCGGAGATCGTCGGTGCGGGTGACATCGACCTCTTCCCGCCGGACATCGCCACCGCCTTCAGTCGCAACGACGCCCAGGTGCTCGGCGAACGGCGTGCGCTGGAATTCGAGGAGACAGCGCTGTTCCAGGGTGAGCGCCGACTGTACGCGACGATGAAGTCGCCGCTGTTCGATGGCGATGGCGCGCTCGTCGGGCTGATCGGCGTGGCCAAGGACGTCACCGCAAGGCAGCGCACCAGCCTTGCGCTGCAGGAGGCTGCACTGGCGGTGTCCAGCGCCGGTTCGGACCGTATCTTCCAGGAGCTCACGCGCTACCTGTCGACCATCCTCGACGCCGATTACGCCTTCATCGGCGAACTGATGGCGGGCGAGCCGCAACGGGTTAGCACGCGCGGCATCTACGGCGACGGCGCCTACCAGGAAAACATGTCCTACGTGCTCGCCACCACGCCGTGCCGGACGGTGGTGGGGCATGGATTCCGGCTGTTCGCCGCCGATGTCGGCGCGCAGTTCCCGGCGGATGGCCAGCTCTCCGCGCTGGGGCTCAAGTCGTACGCCGGCTATCCGCTGTGCGATCCGGCCGGGCGGCCGATAGGCGTGATCGCGGTGTTGTCGCGGCGCCCCATGCAGGACGAGGAGTTGGTGGCGTCGGTACTCAAGATCTTCTCGGTGCGGGCGGCGGCCGAGATCGAGCGCCAGCGCGCCGAGGCCGCGTTGCGGGCGTCGGAGGCGAGCTACCGTGCCATCTTCGACGCCGCGGAGGATGCGATCTTCGTCCACGACGCCGACACCGGCGAGATCGTCGACGCCAACCCCAAGGCCTGCCGCGCCTACGGTTACAGCTACGACGAACTCTGTGCGATGCCGGTCGATGCCCTGTGTTCGGGCGAACCACCCTACACCGGCGAAGAGGCGGCGCGCCTGATCGCCGAGGCGCGGCGCAGCGGCCGGCCGTTGCAGCTGGAATGGCACCGGCGCAACAAAGACGGCAGCCTGCACTGGGACGAACTGGTACTGAAGATGGCTGAGATCGCCGGCACCCCGCGCCTGCTTGCCTTCACCCGGGAGATCACCGCGCGCAAGCTCGCCGAGGATGCCCTGCGCCGCAGCGAGGCACGTTTGCGCGCCACGGTGGAGGCGGCGTTCGACTGCGTGATCGGCATGGACGCCGAAGGGCGGGTGATCGAATTCAATCCGGCGGCCGAGCGCGTCTTCGGCCATGCGCGCGGCGCGGCGATGGGCCGCCAGCTTGCGGAACTTATCGTGCCGGCGCGCCATCGGGAGGCTCACTCCCGCGGGTTGGCACGCTACCTTGCCACCGGACACGGCCCATTTCTCGGTCGTAGCGTGGAGCTCACCGCGCTGCACGCCGACGGTCGCGAATTTCCGGTGGAGCTGGCCATAGGCACGGCGCGCGCTGCGGAAGGCGATATCTTCATCGGCTACCTGCGCGACATCACCGCACGCAAGCGCGCCGAGGCCGAGCGCAACGCGCTCGAGGCGCAGCTGCGTCAGGCACAGAAGATGGAAGCGATCGGTCATCTGGCGGGAGGCATCGCCCACGACTTCAACAATCTGCTCGCCGGCATCCTCGGTTACGTGGTGCTCGGCATCGAGCGCGCGGAGGACGACGGCGATGCGGTGCAGGCGCGCTACCTGGAGCAGGCGCGGCTGTCTTGCGAACGCGCACGCGATCTCATCGGCCAGATGCTCACCTTCAGCCGCGGCCAGCGCGGCGCGCCGCGTCTGCTCGAACTCGGCCCGCTGGTGGTCGAATCGCTCGGCCTCGCACGGCCATCCTTCCCGGCTGCGGTGGCAATACACAGCGACTTCGCCGACGACGTGCCTCTGGTGTTCGCCGATCCGGTGCATATCGAGCAGGTGCTGCTCAACCTGTGCCTCAATGCCCGCGACGCGATGGGCGGGGGTGGCACGCTGGTGGTGGGCGTGCGCCATCAGCCACGGGTAAAGGGCGTGTGCTGCAGCTGCCGCCAGCCGGTGGAGGGCGACTACGTCGAATTGTCGGTGACCGACTCCGGGCCCGGTATCGCACCTGCGGTGATGGACCGGATGTTCGAGCCCTTCTTCAGCACCAAGGGGGGCGGCAAGGGCGGCGGCCACGGTTCCGGCATGGGGCTGGCGATGGTGCATGGCATCGTCCATGAGCAGGATGGCCATGTGCTGGTCGATACCGGCAGCGACGGCACCCGGTTCCGCGTGTTGCTCCGGCCGCAGGCCGCTGTCGGCATGGCGTCCGACGACCGCGGGCATGGGCGCAGGGCGCTACCCGCCGGCCGTCTGGCCGGGCGGGTGCTGCTGGTCGACGACGAGCCGACGGTGCTTGGCTGCATGGGAGAGCTGCTGCAGCGCTGGGGCGTCGAGGTGTGCGCGTTCAGCGATCCGCTGGCTGCGCGCGCTCGCCTGGTCGCCGGCGAGCACATCGACCTGCTGCTGACCGATCAGGCGATGCCGGGCTTGTCCGGGGTGGAACTCGCGCGCGATGCGCGCGCCGTGCGCCCGGCGCTGCCTGTGGTGCTCTACAGCGGCAACGCGCACGCGCTGCCGGCCAATGGTGCCGACGGACTGGCGGCGGTGCTGGACAAGCCGGTCGATCCGCAGCGCCTGTTCGCGCTGCTGGCGCGCTATCTCCCGGTTGCCTGAGCCGGGCATCGCTTCAGGTCCTCACGGGCGTGCTTGCCGGCATGGCGGAGGTGGGCCGGTGCGACGCGCCGTATCAGTCCGCCGGCGAGCAGGCTGCCGACGATGTTGGCCCCGCCTGCGACTGCCAGCCAGGCGCCGGCAAGTCCGGACGGCAAACCGCAGGCGGTGATGACGCCGGGCACGTGGGTGACGAGGAAGGTGACGTGGAAGCCGCATACGAAGAGGCCGCCGGTGACCAGCCAGAAGCGGTGGTCGCGCACAGGCGTGCCCGCCGCGGTGGCGTCCGCTTGTCGAGCCGTGGCGGACGCCGCGCGGCCGGAGAAGCAGCAGGCGAGCGGCAGAAGCGCAGTGAAGAGGGCGAGCAACAGGCTGCCGAAGGCGGCGCGTCCCCCCATGGTGCTGGCGAGGTGTGGTATCCGACCCATGTCCGGCGCCGCACCGAGTGTTGCCGTTTTGTTTCGGCCGGGAACGTGAAAAAGCCGCTGACCCTTGCGGAATCAGCGGCTTCTGTCGGGTGGTGGTGATGGGCGGAATCGAACCGCCGACCTATGGGTTATGAATCCATCGCTCTAACCGTCTGAGCTACATCACCAACCGAGCGCGCGACTATAGCGGGCTGCCGTGGGGTGCGTCAATATCCTTTTCGTTCGCGGGCTGGCCGATGCGGGCGTTTCCGCTGTTCGGGCCTGCGGTGGAAGGCTTGATTTATAAGGGGTTTGCATTGACAGCGGAGGGTTGATCGGGGATGATCGCAGCTCTCCTCACAGTGTTACGACGGGTCGTCCGGATTCCCTTGCGCGCGCTTCGCTTGCTTCTACTCATGATGTTCATCGCTCCGCTCGCAGGCGGGAGTGCGTTTGCCTCGGTGCTGCGGGAAATCCCCGCCAACGCGGCAAGGATGGTGATGATCTTTGCCGGCTCCAATGCAGTGACGATCAAGGCGGACAGCTTCTTCAAGAGCAATACCGTCCTCAAGCTCAGCGCCGGCTCGCAGATCCGCGACACCGACAACCGTATCGTGCTCCCCTCCTACGTGGCGGGCGAGTTCAAGGTGCGTGCCCAGCTCGACAACAATGGCCAGATCCACCGGGTGTGGATCCTCACCCCGGCCGAGATCGCGGCGCCCGACCCCAAGCAGTGACCGGATTTACCCGATGAAGAAGCTCTACATCCGCACCTTCGGGTGCCAGATGAACGAGTACGACTCCGACAAGATGGCGGACGTGCTCGGTGCCGATGAAGGCATCATCAAGACCGACAATCCGGAAGAGGCCGACGTGATCCTCTTCAACACCTGTTCGGTGCGCGAGAAGGCGCAGGAAAAGGTGTTTCACGATCTCGGCCGGGTCAAGCACCTGAAACAGCTCAACCCCAACCTCATCATCGGCGTGGGGGGCTGCGTCGCCAGCCAGGAAGGCGAGGCCATCGTCGCGCGCGCGCCTTATGTAGACCTGGTGTTCGGGCCGCAGACGCTGCACCGCTTGCCGGCGCTGATCGAGGCGCGCAAGCAGAGCGGCCGTTCGCAGGTGGACATCTCCTTCCCGGAAATCGAAAAGTTCGACGCGATGCCGCCGGCGCGCGTCGAAGGCGCCAGCGCTTTCGTTTCCATCATGGAAGGCTGCTCCAAGTACTGCACCTTCTGCGTGGTGCCCTATACCCGCGGCGAGGAAATCTCGCGCCCGCTCGAGGACGTGCTGGCCGAGATCGCCGGGCTGGCGGCGCAGGGCGTGAAGGAAGTGACCCTGCTCGGCCAGAACGTCAATGCCTGGCGCGGCGAGATCGTGCGCGACGCGGGCGAGGAAGGCGACTTCGCCTTCCTGCTCGAATGCGTGGCCGAGATTCCGGGCATCGAGCGCATCCGCTACACCACCTCGCATCCGCGCGAGATGACGCAGCGCCTGTTCGATGCCTACGTCAAGCTCCCCAAGCTGGTGTCGCAGCTCCACCTGCCGGTGCAGTCGGGTTCCGACCGCGTGCTGGCGGCGATGAAGCGCGGCTATTCGGTGCTGGAGTTCAAGTCCATCGTGCGCAAGCTGCGCGCGGCGCGACCGGATCTGTCGCTGTCGTCCGATTTCATCATCGGCTTCCCGGGAGAGACCGAGGAAGACTTCGAGAAGACCATGAAGCTGATCGACGAGGTCGGCTT encodes:
- a CDS encoding pitrilysin family protein yields the protein MFRLTFPRPLLFIAALAFGSAAHANPGPQAATYETTLANGMKVIVKEDRRAPSVVHMVWYRSGSMDEPDGVSGVAHVLEHMMFKGTKKVGPGEFNKRVAAIGGRDNAFTSKDYTAYFQQVPPAHLGDVMALEADRMINLVITDEEFAREVDVVKEERRLRTDDQPRALVHEQLMASAFQAHPYRRPVIGWMTDLDSMTAADARTWYKRWYAPNNAYLVVVGDVSHQAVFRQAKEHYGAIPARPLPERRISSEPAQRGARGASVKAPAELPYLALAWQAPALRRPAADRDAYALQVLAAILDGYDGARLTRRLVRDSRLAVSAGAGYDATGRGPALFYLDGVPAPGKSMDELEAALRAELQRIRDEGVSEAELARVKTQAVAAQVYKRDSLMGQAMEIGFLEASNLSWRDDDALLEGLRQVTAEEVRAVAQRYFGDDTLTTSRLLPLPMQAQAPRPAAATLRH
- the ftsY gene encoding signal recognition particle-docking protein FtsY codes for the protein MFGFFKKSGKSESADRAGQPPADESPATLPAPVAEPAPVAADLPVPAAVPAAPAAEAVPKRSWADRLKAGLARTRQQLGGGLASLFGRRKIDEDLLEELETTLLMADCGVDATQHLLDELRLRWKRDRLETADQLQEALAEALHGIIAPLEQPLEVAGHKPYIIMIAGVNGSGKTTSIGKLAKYFQSQGKSVLLAAGDTFRAAAREQLMTWGERNNVTVIAQDGGDAAAVIFDAINAARARGIDIVLADTAGRLPTQLHLMEEIAKVRRVIAKADPTGPHEVVLVLDANIGQNALAQVKAFDAAIGVTGLVVTKLDGTAKGGVLAAIARQCPKPLRFIGVGEGIDDLQPFKAREFVDALFEPVPGAPGKRTDADA
- a CDS encoding cell division ATP-binding protein FtsE; this encodes MIAFEQVAKRYAGGYTALAGVSFEIGHGELVVLSGHSGAGKSTLLKLIPVIERPTSGTVRINGEDVSRLPRRAIPYLRRNLGLVLQESRLLFDRSVFDNVMLPLVITGHPPRDAAKRVAAALERVGLGGRDKEMPAGLSGGEQQRVAIARAIVNRPTILLADEPTAHLDPASARDIAALFKSFNGAGVTVLVSTHDAGLFAENAPRRLVLSHGVLAEGA
- the ftsX gene encoding permease-like cell division protein FtsX; translation: MIHWFYLHIRAIAHALRRLGGQPLGTLLSALVVGIALSLPAGGYLLLDNVASLVRGVSGTPEISIFLDPKAGAGEVAAIDKKLRAEPMLASYRYVPRDEALKQLERSGLGDVLGGLTANPLPDAFIVSPRGEDPALFEQLSTRMKAWPAVTHVQLDSAWVKRLHALLGLGRSAVMMLAALLGFALVIVTFNTIRLQIMTQRQEIEVSRLLGATDPFIRRPFYWFGGLQGALGGLVALGTVWLGVRALSGPVSALAETYGAVFVLAGPDGLESGVIVAFAAFLGWLGAAISVRRHLAGD
- the ahpC gene encoding alkyl hydroperoxide reductase subunit C, with the translated sequence MSLINTKVQPFKTTAFHNGKFVPVTDENFIGKWSVVIFMPAAFTFNCPTEIENAAEHYEEFQKAGAEVYIVTTDTHFSHKVWHETSPAVGKAKFPLVGDPTHQLTKAFDVHIEEEGLALRGTFVINPEGIIKTVEVHSNEIARDVSETLRKLKAAQYTAAHPNEVCPAKWKEGEKTLAPSIDLVGKI
- the ahpF gene encoding alkyl hydroperoxide reductase subunit F → MLDANIKTQLKAYLERVTQPIEIVASLDDGEKSREMRELLSDVAEQSNLITVIERRDDNERKPSFSVGPKGGEARVRFAGLPMGHEFTSLILALLQTAGYPPKVEADVIEQIKALEGEFNFETYISLSCHNCPDVVQALNLLSILNPNIRHTMIDGALFQDEVEARKIMAVPTVYLNGQEFGAGRMELGEILGRIDTGAAKRDAAKLSAKDVFDVLVVGGGPAGAAAAIYAARKGIRTGVLAERFGGQVMDTLAIENFISVKETEGPKLAMALEEHVKQYEVDVMNLQRASALVPGELHEVKLENGASLKAKTVILATGARWREMNVPGEKEYRGKGVAYCPHCDGPLFKGKRVAVIGGGNSGVEAAIDLAGIVAHVTLLEFADTLRADAVLQKKLASLPNVTVIKSAQTTEVTGADKVNGLVYKDRVSGEEKRIELEGIFVQIGLLPNTDFLKGTVELSKFGEIIVDAKGQTSVPGVFAAGDCTTVPYKQIIIAMGEGSKASLAAFDHLIRTSVPA
- a CDS encoding response regulator, coding for MTCSGHILVVDDDPSVRAMLNDYLVTHGYTVRCADSGAAMRGALEEALPDVVLLDVRLPGEDGLTLARFLRERYDVGIIMVTASGDVIDRVVGLEVGADDYIAKPFDPRELLARVKSVLRRMQSRPPAEPAAAPAVGLLEAVGCCRLDRSAHRLLDARGEDVPMTAMEFDLLAVFLDHPNRVLSRDQLLTLTRNREWEPFDRSIDIRIARLRRKIEADPAHPRSIRTVRGSGYMFVPGAP